A region from the Populus trichocarpa isolate Nisqually-1 chromosome 18, P.trichocarpa_v4.1, whole genome shotgun sequence genome encodes:
- the LOC7465403 gene encoding phosphopantothenoylcysteine decarboxylase subunit VHS3 has product MEGLVCSNAVVLEGFLSSLIEAVVLETAIAAWKALALSLFMIGSLPNRSSDIPEESGTSRGFPFTGLHVRKKPDPDNQDASDTEDDEDDEDGQDDQDEDDEGDDEDVPDKGEDGEDLEDEPEANGDGGSDDDDDEEDDDDEEDEDDDDDEEDEDEDEEEDEEDIPQPPSKKRK; this is encoded by the exons atGGAGGGTCTTGTTTGCTCAAACGCTGTCGTTTTGGAGGGCttcctctcttctctcattGAAGCCGTGGTACTTGAAACAGCCATTGCTGCTTGGAAGGCACTTGCTTTGTCACTTTTCATG ATAGGTTCTTTGCCTAACAGATCCAGTGACATCCCAGAAGAGTCAGGCACAAGTCGAGG GTTTCCATTTACTGGGCTTCACGTAAGGAAGAAACCTGATCCTGATAATCAAGATGCCAGTGATACCGAGGATGATGAAGACGATGAGGATGGCCAAGATGATCAGGACGAGGATGATGAAGGCGATGATGAGGATGTGCCTGACAAAGGAGAGGATGGTGAGGATCTGGAGGATGAGCCTGAAGCCAATGGTGATGGTggcagtgatgatgatgatgatgaagaagacgatgatgatgaggaagatgaagacgACGATGATGACGAGGAGGATGAAGACGAGGATGAAGAGGAGGATGAGGAAGATATTCCCCAGCCACCATCTAAGAAGAGGAAATGA